ACAAATCCAAGCGCACCGAGTTCCTGGGCACGCTGCCGGACTCCGGCACTGGCAGAGCCCGTAACCATCACGACCCGGGCCGTGGGATCCTGGGCGCGGAGGGCAGCAAGGCAATCCAGGCCATTGAGGACGGGCATCTGCACATCGAGGGTCACGACATCGGGAGTCACCGACGGATAGAGCGCCAGCGCGATCGCGCCATCTTCGGCTTCCCCAACAATCTCATGCCCCGCAGGGACAAGCGACACCCGGGCGACTGCTCGCCACTCCGGGGAGTCATCGACGATCATCACCCGCGCCATGATCGGGAGTGTAGCGCCTCACCGGAGGCTCTGCAGTCGCTCCTCCGGCGAGACAATAGATGTGATCCGCATCCCGAAGCTTTCATCAATCACGACTACCTCACCCTTGGCGAAGAGCTGGCCATTGATCATCAGGTCCAGGGGCTCGCCCGCGAGGCGATTGAGTTCAATGAGCGCGCCGGGAGAGAGCTCGAGAATCTCCTTGATCGTGAGGTCCTGACGCCCCAGCTCCACCGTAATGGTGAGCGGGACATCCTTCAGCAGATCAATGCGGGCGGGTTCCGTCTGAGGAGCCTGACGCTCTCCCAACTGCTGAAACTGTGGACGTCCGACAGCGATGGGCTCAACAGGCGAGCCGCCCGGGGCAGGTCCTGGGGTCGGGGCAGACATGGCGGCATCCATGGGGGCGGTCTCCGGTGGGGTGTATGCAGGATGACTGGTGACCAGTACGGTAGCAGCAGCCGGTGTCAGCCAGAGTTGCAGGCTGCCAGCCGCGCCATTCACCAGAAAAGGATGATGTTCGAGAATGGCCGGTCCGGAACGGGCCAGGGAGCTTTGCAGCAGGACCCCGCCCGCCATCAGCGGATCGGCGGCGGACTCCAGCGAGACCTCCTGACGCGCCTGTCCCAGCATCGCACTGACACTCGCGCTCCAGCGCCCCAGCACATTGGCCAGGGTATCCCGCAGCATCGGCACATGGATCTCTTCGATCGCTGCTGCCGGTCCGGGGTCGCCCAGCAGCGCTCCGATGAGATGCAAAAGGCCCTCGCCTTCGCAGAGGACGACCCCTTCCAGCGGCAGATCAGGTCCGATCGAGAATGGGAAGGCGATCGATGAGAGCGAGAGCGACTGCGCGACCGATGTCACTGGTAACAGTTGTGGGCTGGCGGCACCGAACTCCAGCGACCCACCGATCAGCATCGCGCCCAGGACATCCTGTGCGCCGGGGGCCAGCAATGCAATGGCTTCCCGATAGAGGGGATGGCCAAGATCGAAGGCGGGAGGTGTCACGCTGGCCATGCCTCCCTAGGGTGCCCGGCGTCCGGTCGCAGATTCAGCACCAGTCCCTGTCAAATCCACGACTTCGGTCAGCTCGATGGCGTAGTAATCCCCGACCTGCCCGGGGCGTCCCCGATACTTCGTGCGGTTGTGGATCTGGATCGCCAGGGGGAGCTTCACCCGCTGGTCGAGGCGGATGACATCGCCGATTTCCAGACTCAGAACCTCTTCAACACTGAGGCGAGCTTCCCCGAGTTGGGCACAGACAGGCACCGGCACCATCGCGATGCTTGCTGCCACTTCGGTCATGTGAGTGCCAACTTCGCGCTTCCC
The bacterium genome window above contains:
- the cheY gene encoding Chemotaxis protein CheY, with the translated sequence MARVMIVDDSPEWRAVARVSLVPAGHEIVGEAEDGAIALALYPSVTPDVVTLDVQMPVLNGLDCLAALRAQDPTARVVMVTGSASAGVRQRAQELGALGFVAKPYESADLVLALKEALL